A window of Bos taurus isolate L1 Dominette 01449 registration number 42190680 breed Hereford chromosome 8, ARS-UCD2.0, whole genome shotgun sequence contains these coding sequences:
- the SIT1 gene encoding signaling threshold-regulating transmembrane adapter 1, translating to MTTAGQSRLCNCTDHRTDELLTGIPSLTKGWGLWALLGAVTLLLLISLAVHLFQWTSGRSRSQPGHGRSGESVEDVPLYGNLHYLQTGRLSQEPGPDPQDSAPGGPARAAEEVMCYTSLQLRPPQGRVPSPGSPIKYSEVLLDSEPKPQASDPEPELYASVCAQGRRARASFPDQAYANSHPAPS from the exons ATGACTACAGCAGGCCAAAGCAGACTCTGCAATTGCACGGATCATCGCACGGATGAGCTACTGACCG gaaTCCCCTCTCTGACCAAGGGGTGGGGGCTGTGGGCCCTCTTAGGGGCTGTGACCCTGCTGCTCCTCATCTCACTGGCTGTGCACTTGTTCCAGTGGACCAGTGGCCGGAGCAGGAGCCAGCCAGGACATGGACG CTCTGGGGAGTCTGTGGAAGACGTCCCTCTGTATGGGAACCTGCATTATCTGCAGACAG GACGGCTGTCTCAGGAACCAGGGCCAGACCCACAGGATTCAGCCCCTGGAGGCCCTGCCAGG GCTGCAGAGGAGGTGATGTGCTATACCAGCCTGCAGCTGCGGCCTCCTCAGGGCCGAGTCCCCAGCCCTGGAAGCCCCATCAAGTACTCGGAGGTGCTGCTGGACTCCGAGCCAAAGCCCCAGGCCTCAGACCCTGAGCCAGAGCTCTACGCCTCAGTGTGTGCCCAGGGGCGCAGAGCCCGAGCTTCCTTTCCAGACCAGGCCTATGCCAACAGCCATCCCGCACCCAGCTGA
- the SIT1 gene encoding signaling threshold-regulating transmembrane adapter 1 isoform X1 produces MSHLLGPGGLGWAVTLPPHSLTSIGIPSLTKGWGLWALLGAVTLLLLISLAVHLFQWTSGRSRSQPGHGRSGESVEDVPLYGNLHYLQTGRLSQEPGPDPQDSAPGGPARAAEEVMCYTSLQLRPPQGRVPSPGSPIKYSEVLLDSEPKPQASDPEPELYASVCAQGRRARASFPDQAYANSHPAPS; encoded by the exons ATGTCCCACTTGCTGGGCCCTGGAGGGTTAGGCTGGGCAGTAACACTCCCTCCCcactctctcacatccataggaaTCCCCTCTCTGACCAAGGGGTGGGGGCTGTGGGCCCTCTTAGGGGCTGTGACCCTGCTGCTCCTCATCTCACTGGCTGTGCACTTGTTCCAGTGGACCAGTGGCCGGAGCAGGAGCCAGCCAGGACATGGACG CTCTGGGGAGTCTGTGGAAGACGTCCCTCTGTATGGGAACCTGCATTATCTGCAGACAG GACGGCTGTCTCAGGAACCAGGGCCAGACCCACAGGATTCAGCCCCTGGAGGCCCTGCCAGG GCTGCAGAGGAGGTGATGTGCTATACCAGCCTGCAGCTGCGGCCTCCTCAGGGCCGAGTCCCCAGCCCTGGAAGCCCCATCAAGTACTCGGAGGTGCTGCTGGACTCCGAGCCAAAGCCCCAGGCCTCAGACCCTGAGCCAGAGCTCTACGCCTCAGTGTGTGCCCAGGGGCGCAGAGCCCGAGCTTCCTTTCCAGACCAGGCCTATGCCAACAGCCATCCCGCACCCAGCTGA
- the CCDC107 gene encoding coiled-coil domain-containing protein 107 isoform X1, whose protein sequence is MASVVSLAGTLGLLLVSALPEVLGDRRSPDRRAHPGDAGQVGPAAAEPRRQSPPSKNQRERARSGALPLGALYTAAAVAFVLYKCLQGKDEAAVLQEEADKKDSLQSEQHLAQLTQQLVQTEQHLNSLMAQLDPLFERVTTLAGAQQELLHMKLQTIHQLLQDSKPNKGVEVPEPEASIPFLEDFCIEEDEEEAGDNQAWEEPLNWNTGTRNLTPPREMQPTLRRRCRKSAAQGLSHSPHWKEGKTVDGLVKQSLFL, encoded by the exons ATGGCGAGCGTGGTGTCGCTTGCGGGTACGCTGGGGCTGCTACTTGTGTCTGCGCTGCCCGAGGTGCTCGGAGACCGCCGCAGCCCCGACCGCCGGGCACACCCAG GCGACGCCGGCCAGGTCGGCCCTGCGGCCGCGGAACCCCGGCGGCAGTCGCCGCCGTCCAAGAACCAGCGCGAGCGGGCTCGGTCCGGGGCGCTGCCCTTGGGGGCGCTGTACACCGCGGCCGCCGTGGCTTTTGTGCTGTACAAGTGTTTGCAG GGGAAAGATGAGGCTGCTGTTCTCCAAGAGGAGGCAGACAAGAAGGATTCATTGCAGTCAG AGCAACACCTGGCGCAGCTGACACAACAGCTTGTCCAGACAGAGCAACACCTGAACAGTCTGATGGCCCAGCTGGACCCGCTTTTTGAGCG TGTGACTACCTTGGCTGGAGCCCAGCAGGAGCTTCTGCACATGAAGCTACAGACCATCCACCAGCTGTTACAAGACAGCAAACCGAACAAGGGTGTGGAGGTTCCAGAACCAG AGGCCAGCATACCCTTTCTTGAGGACTTCTGTATAGAGGAGGACGAGGAAGAGGCTGGTGACAATCAGGCCTGGGAGGAGCCCCTAAATTGGAACACAGGGACAAGGAACCTAACTCCTCCCAGGGAAATGCAGCCCACGCTAAGGAGAAGATGTAGGAAATCTGCAGCACAGGGCCTCAGTCACAGCCCCCattggaaagaaggaaaaacagtgGATGGTTTAGTAAAACAGAGTCTGTTCCTGTGA
- the CCDC107 gene encoding coiled-coil domain-containing protein 107 precursor, translating to MASVVSLAGTLGLLLVSALPEVLGDRRSPDRRAHPGDAGQVGPAAAEPRRQSPPSKNQRERARSGALPLGALYTAAAVAFVLYKCLQQGKDEAAVLQEEADKKDSLQSEQHLAQLTQQLVQTEQHLNSLMAQLDPLFERVTTLAGAQQELLHMKLQTIHQLLQDSKPNKGVEVPEPEASIPFLEDFCIEEDEEEAGDNQAWEEPLNWNTGTRNLTPPREMQPTLRRRCRKSAAQGLSHSPHWKEGKTVDGLVKQSLFL from the exons ATGGCGAGCGTGGTGTCGCTTGCGGGTACGCTGGGGCTGCTACTTGTGTCTGCGCTGCCCGAGGTGCTCGGAGACCGCCGCAGCCCCGACCGCCGGGCACACCCAG GCGACGCCGGCCAGGTCGGCCCTGCGGCCGCGGAACCCCGGCGGCAGTCGCCGCCGTCCAAGAACCAGCGCGAGCGGGCTCGGTCCGGGGCGCTGCCCTTGGGGGCGCTGTACACCGCGGCCGCCGTGGCTTTTGTGCTGTACAAGTGTTTGCAG CAGGGGAAAGATGAGGCTGCTGTTCTCCAAGAGGAGGCAGACAAGAAGGATTCATTGCAGTCAG AGCAACACCTGGCGCAGCTGACACAACAGCTTGTCCAGACAGAGCAACACCTGAACAGTCTGATGGCCCAGCTGGACCCGCTTTTTGAGCG TGTGACTACCTTGGCTGGAGCCCAGCAGGAGCTTCTGCACATGAAGCTACAGACCATCCACCAGCTGTTACAAGACAGCAAACCGAACAAGGGTGTGGAGGTTCCAGAACCAG AGGCCAGCATACCCTTTCTTGAGGACTTCTGTATAGAGGAGGACGAGGAAGAGGCTGGTGACAATCAGGCCTGGGAGGAGCCCCTAAATTGGAACACAGGGACAAGGAACCTAACTCCTCCCAGGGAAATGCAGCCCACGCTAAGGAGAAGATGTAGGAAATCTGCAGCACAGGGCCTCAGTCACAGCCCCCattggaaagaaggaaaaacagtgGATGGTTTAGTAAAACAGAGTCTGTTCCTGTGA